The window GTACGAGGAGTGATCTCGCATCgaacccaggctctcttgggtcAACTCGGGCTCTCCGCTCGTCACCATGCGAGCGCATGTGGTCATACCACCGGGGCGCGTACGACCCACCCCTTGGAGGGGGCGTAGGCACTCGATGGTGGTCATCACGAGGATATCGAGGATCAAACTGCCCGTGGCCTCGACCAAGGTACTGATCTTGGCGGTAACCACGATCTTCACACCGCGGAGGCGATCTCGGGCCATGTGCCAactgaactgtgtctgcaaccacagatctgctatgaattctgttgcgcgactgagaaacagccgaATTCTGTtcccctgctgcccggagcagcgcTCGGATCTTCTGCAAACCTCTATCAGCTTCTGAACGGGACGGCTGGATTGACTCTGCTATGCGTGCTGCTGCTGCAACATTTTGGATCCGAGTACGGTATACCCGAGGTTCTTCTCGAAGTTCAGTCAGAAACCGTTGTCGTGCCCGTCGACTGGAACCAAGAATCTGCTGACGGGCACGTCCGTCGAGTGCTTGCTGGAGATTCTCCAGACACGTATGCTCAGCCAAGGTGGCTAAGCGCGcaacctccaaggcccgagcctcggagtTCTCCCCAACAATAGGGGTCTGTAGCGCCTGGACATTGCGACGATGCAGCTCTTTCCTCTGCTCCGCAATGAGGGTTTGGGGATAGTATTCGTCATGATCACGCGACgggtcgccgctgccgccgccgcgacgaaatcCAGGCGGACTACGCTGGAAGTTGACCATGAGGACTTCCACTGCAAGATCATTGCTCTCGCACTCGGAAAATGTATCCAAGTGACCAATCAGCAGATCAAATTATCCTAATTTTTTCTAGATTAGGCGTTCAATTTTTTATAATACTATTTATTTAACCGATGCACTCAAGTTTTCTAGATTAGGCATTCAATTTTTTTTATAATACTTATTTAACCGATGCACTCAGGTTCACAGGTGTCTTATTTAAAGAAGGGTAGGAACTGCTGCACCACCCACGGGGAAGAGAGATGCGGTTGCCTAATGTTACCGAGCTCAAATATGTTTTTGAAGGGGGCATGCAATTCATGCTAGTTGTGAAACATGTCACCATGGATACTTTCAAATCTGAGAACTGAGTAGTAACTGGGCAGCTTTAAGAGTTTACTTCTCAAAAATTAGTCCAACAACGGTTCAGAAGCTCAATTTCAAACATTACGGGAgtattccctctgtaaagaaatacaaGAGTACTTAGATCactaaatagtgatctaaacgattCTATATTTCTTTAGAGGGAGTACACACCCTCATTGTGTCGTTCATGCACATAACAACCCGAAGTAAACAACAAATAGCTGAAAAAGCAGATAACACTAATCTCAAGCTAGAGAAACAGAATAAGAGACACTCAGCAACATAGCATTTAACACTGGCCAATACCTTCCAAGAGTGACAAACATGGCTTGCACTGTTGCACAAGGTGGCAAACACCACTTACTAAAAATATATCAAGCAGAAAATAGTATGTAGTAAAATTTATGTAGCTCCATTCAAACAAGACCCTCACTCAAAAAAGTTTCAAATGCAGCCTCTCATATCAGTAGTTCAAGACGAAGACTTCAGGGCGACTCCAGACTCCTGCCCACAGAAGTTTCAGATACAGCTTGCCAGATCAGTAGTTGAAAACGAACACTCCAGGGCCACTCCTTACTCCCACCAAGGCACGTGGGCGGGACTTGGTGCTCCTCCTTGAAACCCTGGAAATTCATACACAAGTTACAATGCCAGATAACATGAGGTATAGTCTAcaacagcaagcaattgagaaactAAATAGTAACCTGTACTGTCTAATCTTTGTCAGCCAGAATACATCCTCAAATTCATCTACACCCTGTTCCCCCAGGCCATCCACATCACCAATGTTGTCAACCGGTGCAACAGGATGGGCTGCCTGGCGACAAGGTCGGCGATGCTCCACTTGAACCCATGGGTTAGGATTCCCCCTGAGTTGGGGACAGATAAATTAGCCATCAAAGGGAAAAAGACAGACCATCACAACTAAAGACTAAGAAGATTAAAAGTAATAGCACAGGGCAGTACTCAATGTCATCGCAGGCCAGGAAGGGAGCCAGGTCAGCAGGGGGCAGCGCATCAGGCGCTGCATGAGCATAACAAACATTAAAATGAGTTGGTCAATGCCAGTTCAATTCAATACTACAGTATCAGAATGAAAGAAGTAACTAGTCCAGCTTTGttaactaatactccctccgtaaaaaaaTATAAGGGCATTtagtcttatatttctttacagagggagtacaaaacaaaGTAGAAACATAACATATGTACATATTGTTATCTGACAGTTCACCTACAGTACAGCACCTTCGATTGACAAACACACGGTCCTAGACAACAAAGGTATGATACGTGTGAAAGATGCATTGCATTGGACTGAACAATTCATTCCAATAAGAGTATAGATACAGAACTATATCTGTCCGAGATGATAAAAGTACTCCACAGAAGAACACAACTAAAATAAAAGAACAACCAAACAGCACAAAAACATTACCACGACAACATATGGCAATTAATATAATGCAACAACTACGATAATAGAGATGCAAGCGTGCAAAATTGCATGAGCATTAACTGAATGATCATTTCAACATAAAAGCATTACAGTAGTACACAAGCACTTAATAGGATACCTTAATAAACATTAATATACTAGGAGAACAGCACATCTAACAATAACAACTTGCTTAGAATTGAAAATATTACTAGCAGCAAAAATAGCCAAGCTTTACAATATGATAACAAAAGCATAAGTGTCCAAAGTGGATATGAAGGACTGAATGTTCCACTCCACATAATAGATCATAGGAATAGATACAGAACTAGTTCAGTGCAAGATGATCAAAATACCCCATAGATGAACACAACTGATATACAGTACTACCAAAATGTACTAGAGAACAGCACCACTACAATACCAAGACAACATATGACTATATAAATATAATGCAACAATGTAACAACAATAAATAGAGATGCTAGTAAGCATTGGACTGAACAGTCATTTCGACATAAAAGCATTACAGTACTGACAGACATCTCTTTTGATATAACCAAAAGGGTTAGGAATTACCATTGAGAACCTTCTGGCCTATGTCAATAACCTTGTCACCCTTAAGGGACTCCTCTGATGAGTAAAGCAACAAGACAAACAATTAGTACATGTGCAGACATAAATAGCACAATAATGACTGACAGATATGTTTGCAGCATAACCATAACTAAGACTACCAAGTTCACAGAAGTACGCATAAATTAAAAGAATTTCGGATTTTAAAATGCATGTTGGTTCGCAAAATTGGATAGCATTTTAGTGAGAAGTCCAGCCACAAACAAGAATCACATAACTGTGCAAAGGAAGGAAACCCTACATTCAGATTAAGTAGCATAACATTGTAGTGTTACAGAAATCTTTATGAAACAAAAAGAGGTGAAATTAATCAAAATCATCCATATATTCAGATTAATTTCACATGAATAACGTATAGAGCAGCTCATGTATATGCTCTAAATCATACAAACACTAACATGACTAACAGCACAACTGGCGAACAAATAATTCCATCACTCCAATGTAACAGGACACCACAACATACCAGGAGAACAGCACAActaatgcaacaacaacaacaaaaggcAGCAAAAATAACCAATCTTACAATATGACAACAAAGGCATCATAACTAAACCTCCCACATAGAGCATGCACCCTGGCAACCAAAAAGTGGTGCTGAACAATAAAGTAACAAACAAGATAGAATAGCTGTGCAAAGCAAGAAAACCCTATATTCAGATAAGTTGCATGTATTAGAGTGTTGCAGAAATCCTTAAATATCAAACAAAGATAGGTGAGGTCAATTTAACCACAATCATCCATAGACTCAAATAGAATTCATATGAACATTACTAGTGTATACAGCAGCTGATGCATATGCTTCTGAATATAACGCGATGATATAATTATCTGGCATAGGAGAACATTACTCAGGGTCGCAGTACATAGAGTAGATGCTGTAAACAACAGGGGCTCACGGATCTGGCGTATGAGAGGCAGGAGAGGGGAACGAACGGGACTTAGGGTATAATTACCAGAGTTAATCTCAGCAGATGGTGCCTCCTCGTTGTTCTTCTCTGATGAATCCGCCAGGCCGTTGGTGAGGCCGGCCTCCTTGTCTGCAGAGGCTGCAGAAGCAGAGGCAGATGTAGACAGAACTGAGACCAGATCCGTAAGGAAGGGGGGCGACAGGACGGACAAGGGCTAAACGCGCTTACCCTGGAGGTTGAGGTCGCTCAGGAGAATCTCGTCGGAGAGGGGCACCGGCTTGCCGGAGAGCGTCGCCGTGGCTGGAGCACGCGAACCTGCAGAGGAAAAAGCAACAAACCTAAGAGATGAGAACCAGAGAACAAAGCTACGTACCAGAGATGGATCTGAGAGTGGAGACCAGATCcctaaggaaggaaggaagggggcgagaggaaggagaagaggtACACGCGATTACCGTGGAGGCTGAGGTCGCTCACGTCGGAGAGGGGCTCCGGCTTGCTGGGGACCGTCGCCATGGCTGGGGTCGGCGAACCTGCAGAGAAACCAGCAAACAAGCCGACCAGCTGAGCACCGGAGAAGAACCACCAGAGATCGGTCGATCTGAGAGCAGGGACAGACAAGACAGGTCTAAACCTCAACGAGAGCTGCGCCGGCGACGAGGGGGGCGGCGAGAGGGGCTCGGCTTACCGCGGCGAGGAGagcgcgagggggctgggggcgGCGGGGTGGAGAGGGGAGGCGATTAGGTGTACGGGCCCGCGCCTACTGTACATACATAGGACGGTTGGATGGGATTGGGAACGGCATTGTGACTTGGGGGGTTGGGGGAACGGCGTCAGCCAGGTGAGCTGCCGTCACTGCGGGACGGCCGGGTTCGGGTCCGCCGGTGCGGTTCGGCCGGGTCGGACTCGAGCTCGCTCAAATGGGCGTGTGATTGGAGGGGGCGCTTCATCTTTGTTCGTCGctgcaaaataacaaggccaaatcaATCCTTCTTACCAATTTATTCCCCCCTCTCTTGTAGAACAAGATGGAATTCTTCGATCCTTGTTCCCAACTTGCTCTCTCTCTATATCTCTCTCTCGTGGGCGGATGAATGAAACCCAACCAGCTTTCTTTCTCTTCCCAAACAAGAGAGAAATCAGCCCGTACAAAGGGAGGGCCGGTTTCTCCCTTGTGCGCGAGAGAAGGATAGTTTGGCATCTTGGCGCTCAACGCATGAGCAAGAGCACAAGCATGCTTGTGATGAGAGCCAACAACTTGCTTGGCCTGCTTTGACCCATGAGCTGGCCACCTTTGCATGCTTGCCTTTGCCTTGGCGCACGAGCAGAGCCTTGCATGGTGAGAACCAAGAACTCTTGGCTTTGCTTtggagggaggaagaagaagaagaactacagGGGTACGGCNNNNNNNNNNNNNNNNNNNNNNNNNNNNNNNNNNNNNNNNNNNNNNNNNNNNNNNNNNNNNNNNNNNNNNNNNNNNNNNNNNNNNNNNNNNNNNNNNNNNNNNNNNNNNNNNNNNNNNNNNATAAAGATAGGAGAACCATGCGGACACGCACCCACCAACCGTCCGTCCCTACAATCGTGGCTTGATATGTGCATCTGCCCGATATTACACGCTACGCCACCCCGTTTTTTAGCAGGTAATCAACCATTTAAAATAGGCAAGAGTTTCCTTGTGCATGGCGCATGCACCACGCGCATGCAGTCCATATATCTTTATTCGCGTCTCACTAAAATAGCACCAGATTGAAAGCTTTCCGTATATATATAATAATGGAGTATGTACTACTAGAATACAACCGTGACACCTATTGCTGGTGGGCGCTAAAGCATGCTCCACCACATCCACATGCTTTGCCTACCCACAAAGCGTATTACAAGCGGGACCGGGTGATTTATTATGCAGGGCCTCGAGTGATGTgacacgccgagacgagcacgccaCGCCAGCGATCCACGAGgaatgctttcattggacgatcagTGGTTCACCTCGCCCGTGTGCTTTCTCGAAATCCGAAAATAAATATTTGAAAATATTGTTTTCGCCTATTTAAAAAAAAATTGTCACGAGTTTGATGTTGGTTTTCTTGGTCATGCTTTCAGCATGGTTGATCGTTCGGAGATGGATGCTCATGCTTTTGGTCGCTCGTAAGTCGTCCATCTTCCTCGCCACACGACGGGCATGAATGACCAAACAAGCTATGTGACTGTGCAATGGTGAGACAACCTTGTCATGGTTCGATTCACTGTAGTTGAGTGATTCGTCGCTTCTGCTTTGAACAAGTTGCGGTCGATTATGTGACAATAGTGACATGCATAGTTTTTGGGTGAACAAAATGTGTCACTGCGATAGCATTACGTGATACTTATAACATGGGTGGATCCGACGCTTCACGCTTTTGTATCGATTCTTGAACAAGAAATAAAAAGGCCCGGCCCTACAATCTCAACATGAGCCCGGGACATCCTGGTTCAAAACATATCGGCACTGCGGATATTACAATCTGTAAGTGTTTTAGGCAAAAATTGCCATGAGCATGGCCTTTTCGTCAAGCTTCGGGCTCGGGCGGTCGGGCCATACTCGACAATGTAATGTGCTCAATGCCCCAAAAGATGCTCTTCAGCCCAGTCCTcaaggcatcatcaccatagctccGCCACCCACCCCGGCGTCGACGATTATGTCTTAAGCTTGTTATCATCTACTTGCCCGTGGTGACGAAGCCCTAAGCTTCTTATCATTGTCTTGCTCGCGGCGGCCATGTCCCGAGCTCATTATCATCGCTTTTGCCCTGTGATGACCACACGTCCCAATCTTGCTATCTTCGCCTCACCCGTGGCGACCATGTCCCAAGCTCATTATCATCGCCTTGCCCGCGACGACCATGTTTCAAACTTGTTATTCCCGCTTCACCCGTGGCGACCATGTCCCGAGCTCATTATCATCGCTTTGCCTATGGCGACCATGTCCCGAGCTTGCTATCCTTGGTTCGCACGTGGCGACCATGTCCCAAGCTCATTGCTCGGTTCGTCACGGTGAAGATATTGTCGTCGGTCATTTCATTCATCTATGGCAGTCTTGGGTCGCTTTCGAATGTTTAGGATGGTTTATGGCCGCGGGTGGCGAGCCTCTTGGCCGTCCGTTGACAGGCGTCAAGGCACGCGGTGGACAAGTGGCTAACGCCGACGGCGCCGCTCATGTTACGTTTTTCTTGCTAATAATGTGTCGAGTAGCGTTTTGTTTATATATACTCCctgcatcccattatataagagtgtttttgacagagggagtagcttttaTAAAAGGTATTTGTGTTTTAtctctatgtatgtatgtatgaccTGGTTTGTCACGAGCCCGTTGAAACAGTGGTCTGCGGACCCTTTGTAAATCGGAGATGATGTTTGTTCTTGTTTTTCGGTTGAAGAAGAGGAGGTTTGTTCGTGTTGACAAAAGTTGTGCACTAGGAGAAATTTTTACTCCGAGGACTCGACCTACACATGAGCAGAGCGATACAGTCAAAGTGCATGCGTATATGCGATGCGTGTCCGCCAAACCTGCATGCACCGTACTCATAGCTGGTGTGCCGTAGCCGGGCCCACAGTGACACCCGGCTCTGGGAGGTTAGTTTGGTCCAGTATAATTGTGGAGGTGGGCTCGACGACTTTTTTTCCTGGATCTAGCATACTCTGGGACGCTGGGGGAGACCCATGCACGGAATTATTCACTGAAAGGCGGGGCCAACTCGGTATCGAGCCCACATGTAAGTGGGTGACGTGCGACCTCGCCTTGCTACGACGAGTACCGGGGCGCTGTGGCCTCGTGCTCTCGCGTGCCTGCGGCCGGGGCTCGCGCGGACTATTTTTGttgtcaaatactccctccgttcgaaattacttgtatTGAAAAtgcatgtatctaaaactaaaatacgtctagatacatccattttcgtgacaagtaattccgaacagaaGGAGTACTCGCAAGTGGGCTGGGGCCGAAAGCTGAATTATCGCAGAGACAGACAAGGCAATATGCCgtatttgattcaaaggaattctaCTGTATAGTATTATTTATAGAGGACTGAAAtccttagtaattttttttatgttGGCCCTTTGATCACATGATATTTTTCCTATGAAATCTTTTGTGCTACAGGTTATAGGAAATGTAACATCCACTCTAACCTTTTTTTtacaatttttctgtttttcatgtggCATCAAACACTCCTTACTAATCCTATATGATTCAAGCAATGGCGGAGCCAGCCAGCTGAAGGAGCCGGGGCAAAGTCTTTACACAGCTATGTTGCCCAGCATTTGCCCAAGTAATTAGTAATGCTAATCATGGTTTCTCTGTATTATTTAGTGAAGAATGGCAGGAGCAGCCCGGGCAGCTGCCCCAGGTCGCCGGgagctagctccgccactggattCAAGTTGGCATGCCCTCGTACTCCGCCATGGTGAAGCCAACAACTGGCTTCGGCTCCGTCGCCACCTCCTCCCCTCCATGTGTTGCGACTCCTGCTCCTCTTCCAGCTATGGCAAGGGATGCAGGTCTGCTAAGAACCGAACGGCACGCCTAGCCCAGCTCTCCTAGAGAAAATGGACACGCGAAGAAGGTGGGAACGGATGTGACTAGGCCTGGGACACCGTCAGGCTCTGACACTCGGATAGCGAGCCGGAGGGGTGCCACACGACCTTCACGCCCCCACCCGAGGAGACGATGGGTTTCCGGACGTTTACGTGTGAAACCCGATTGTCAGCACGACGTGGCGGATGTACTCGGACCGTCTCATATCCGCCGTACATAAAAATGGGTTGGATATAGGGAGTGACAGACAGCCCGAAAGTCTGAGGCCAATTTGAAACGTCCAGGTGGTTTGGTTTTTTTACGGGCTACACGGTACACAAATCCGGTCCACAAACATCTTTTAAGAGAAAATTCGGTCCATACGACGGGCATGGTTCTTAAACTAGCTGTCATTCTGCCCAAAATGGTCATGGAGCTGGCATATTATTTTTTACAATGTAAAAGGACCAGGAATTACCGTGAGAATCTACTACTCTGTTGCCTCCTGGACTCTGTCTACCGCTACAGCAAAGCAGAGATGCCCGAGCAGCGCGCGTGGGGGAGAT is drawn from Triticum dicoccoides isolate Atlit2015 ecotype Zavitan chromosome 6B, WEW_v2.0, whole genome shotgun sequence and contains these coding sequences:
- the LOC119325198 gene encoding uncharacterized protein LOC119325198, with product MATVPSKPEPLSDVSDLSLHGSRAPATATLSGKPVPLSDEILLSDLNLQASADKEAGLTNGLADSSEKNNEEAPSAEINSEESLKGDKVIDIGQKVLNAPDALPPADLAPFLACDDIEGNPNPWVQVEHRRPCRQAAHPVAPVDNIGDVDGLGEQGVDEFEDVFWLTKIRQYRVSRRSTKSRPRALVGVRSGPGVFVFNY